In Juglans microcarpa x Juglans regia isolate MS1-56 chromosome 1S, Jm3101_v1.0, whole genome shotgun sequence, the genomic stretch ATTAGCGAGCAACAGAGAGAAGCGGTTGCTACTCGGAGTTGTAAAATCCATTTTGGGAGTCGCAAGACTTTGTCGGCAACCAAACACAGAcctaacagagagagagagagagagagagagagagagagagaacctggaGAGCGAGCGAAGACGTGAGGAGGTTGACCGAAAACCTCGAGAAACTTGGACTTAAAATTGTAGAATCGAAGCTGGGCGTCCTGTAGCTGGGAGCCGTCACCGTAGACAGGCTCCAGGGATGAGAAGACGGGGATTGGGAGCTCTTCGTGCTTGGCCATATGATCGTAATCGTCCTACGCTCGTCAACTCAGAAATCAGATGCAGTTCCAGATGACCACTCAACTCCATCTCCCCTTATTTAAACTAACGAATGATGTTTTCCTCTTGGCTTTTCTTTCGTCAACTAACAAATGCCAGTAACGTTGGATTCTGATTCCCCCTTTATTATCCgaattttaaattgtttgagCCGTCAAATAAATGGtaaattttaattgaataagcatattttaaataagtaattacttaaaatatatcacattaatatataaaataaataaataaatataagataagaAATAGTACTttcatggattttttttcttaagaaaatggGAGGCGGAGCGACCAGTGTAATAATCATCTATGGGCGTGACCATAAGAGTTTCTCTCTACTGTGAAATGTCCAGTTTAAGTCATAACTACTACCCTAAGGGCGAGTCCATCACCGTAACACTCCCAAATTATCCAGTTAGTCTAAAACTCATCTCATAATCTAAAAGTCAGACTTTACTATTACAAATGATTTTAACTTACATTCTGACTCAAACTCTTGATTTTAAAGCCATGAAATACTAGTTCGTATTAACTAGGCTACCATCTTGGTTGTGGTACTTTTATAGGTtgtgatatatgtatgtaaaccttttagaagaaaaaaaatcttactaatataaagagattttataaaaataaatttataaattgattttatattatgcattaaatctcatttataatatatcaacatttataaaatattgttttcacggaattaaattttttctaacagTAAATATTGTTTTCACGTGATATGCAAGTCATTGTCACTCTAAGGTACCGGAAAAGATGAGGGATTTGAATCTTGTAACGGTTtgactatttatatatattttaataagtgtgtgatataaaaattatgagGAGAAAAACTCTTATTCAGTGCATTGGCTTTGAagctaaattatttttagatcgtgtttaaatgttgagttgaattgagttgagttgagatgagttgatttctttatgtatagtagtgagttgagatggtggagtgagttttgtacgccaacctaagatgagtttaaatgtatttatagaaagttgaaaaagattgtagatctcacgtgtaaataagtgttgaattgaaaaaaagttataaatttcatatgtaaaaatgttttgtgttGAGTAATATTTCGTGATTTGAGAGttatgtatttgaatattagaATAGGTCTAAAATAGAATTTAACTAAGATGAGTTGAGCTCATTCaaaaatccaaaccaaaccaacaCTCTTAATTAAGATTTAAGTTACTTTTTTGCTTAGGTAATTTGAGGGGAGTATGTCaagttctaaaatttttattttaattgaataaattgAATTAAACAAAAACGAAAACGACAACTTAAAACGAAATAAGTGTTACGATAATCAAGTCAAATAAAAGTAACCTTTATATGGTAGAATTTTCTCAAGATTAGAAGGATGTTAATGATAATTccgactaaaatatttatctaataATATTGCTTCACAAATGAAGTACCTGTAAATGGATAAAGATTTTTGGGAACAATTCTCTAAACTCGATGACTTTGAGAacaaatgatatagacatacaacGTGAGTTACAAGGTAACAATAAATGTTCACCATTTGGATTAAAGTTggaattataagtaaaattttataacattaCAAGAATCATTTTATCTTTCGTATATTTTAGGacttgtttgaaaataattctTATTCTAAAAttcgcatctcatctcatcttatctctttccaaacttaatttaaatataaaatttttaaactaatcattataatttttttaaactttcaaataaaaaataattcgactttttcaaatctctaaacaataataatattataaaactatattctaataatattttcactttttaatattttttattcaacattttatctttcatttccaaaaaaaaaaactcatctcaaactattttattattatccacAAAATTTACATCTCATCTCGCTCTCCAAACCAGAttcttttaaatgttaaaaCTCCTTCAGACGTGCTAAAACATACTAGATTTGTTGGACTcaaatgaaaagtaaaaccaTTGTTAAAtgcaattttaaaataaataaatctcgtAAAAATTAAAcatcgtttaaaaaaaatattcttataattcattattcactactttacactttataaaaaatacttttacatcttatgaaaaaattatagatataaattataagagtaaataataattaatacataatattcctctttaaaaaaatatacggGCGACTTGAAATCATTGTAGTTTTAAGTTTGGGCTAGTAACGATCATTCATCAAATTATTCCACGTGATAATTAGCAAAGGAAACATGGGGGTTTGATTTTCCAATTGGTCGTCCCAAATagaaaagagtaatgatatacatataatatatttttataatatattttataacaatattataagatgatattatttttataagaaattttataaaaataaattaaaatataacagtgtaaaatgttatagaaaatattaggtgtaaatcattttacaataaaaaaatatgaaaaactctaTATTTTGGATCGTTTgtaattgagaaatgatttggatttcgaatttgggatttaaaaagtgtcccgaatgattttttttttttttatttagtaattaagaaaatattttttaatgatatttaaaaaatttttatttttttaaaaatatttataatgattaaaaaaatacataaaaaataaaaaactgaagtGCAAATTAAAATGTAACAATTGCCTCAATAAATAAatggtaattttaattttaaattatattattggcCAAATTTATTGAATCAAATGGgttaatcaaatattaattttggaCTAAAATATTATGTCTCCGCTGCTTGCTTCTCTCCTgtgcaaataaaaatattatttttcgcAGCTTGCTTCTCTCCTATGCCACCGTAATGATTTTTTGAATATAAACTTTGAagataatttctatatatatacatatatatataataaaatcttaactAAGACTCTAAGTTTTGCAACACTTGCTAGCTCAATGAATATAATAGAATATACGCCAAAGGTAAAATTCCTATTAGTTTTTCAAGTAATacaaatttataagtaaaataaataaagaatatatactagaattaaaacaaaagttttacaagaataaattataattagaattaaaataaataaatagttcaaaatcaatattttaatagaatagtaaaaGATTTATTGAGCCTATTATTTGATGTTGTTAAAAAGTGAATTTATTAAATTCGTAAAAGTGAAtttattagtcaaattttagcCAAAGTTGTTAAACCTACCACTATTGctcttttatgtttttcaatattttatgcAACTAAAAGAGATGAGAGATTCACATGATATGAGCGAATAAATTTTCACGCCAAACTAAGTTGTTGTCTATTTGTCGAAGGGGTTCTGATAATATTCTATGGTCCTTGATGTGATTATGTTGCCTTTATCTCATTTCCATATCAATCAATGTTAGACTTTATCTTTTCACGAGTGAGAGCAAAGTTTTACTATGGGTATAATCGGTCTCGGGGTTACGGACTGAGGTTGCCTTTGGATAGGGAGATGATctcatatattttgtaaataataataaaataataataataaaatattaaattataataaaaaatagataaaaagtaatgataaaataataaatagtaatagagtATTCTAGAATATCTAGTACCCAAACGGAACCTAAAAATTTTggtttatcatttttgttggattaGACCGTTAGTTATTGGTCTGGTCAGTCCATTCGGCcagtgaatattttttttctgctttttttctttttttgacagaaaattaatataaaaaattaattaaattagtaaaattaaaattaattgatatctttaacattttatatatggttaataatattaaatgattttcaTTGTACATATGATTAATCGTGAtccatttgatgaaaattacataattaacttatacaactattatataaaataatactatatataatatttaaatatatatatatatatatacacatttggTTGGTCTCAGTCAGGTTCAGTCTAAAAAAATCACACATCGTGACCGACTAATAAGATTATCGGTCTAATCGGTTTTTCCGATCCAACGATTTTTCCGATCCAAACTGATAGTTTAACAACCCTAGATTTCACCCcaatttcaatctttttttgttCAAAGCTCAAACCCAACCATTGATTCGCTTTGCAAgtgatttttcatttattgactTATATAAACAATGGCATctaaaattgatatatatgtacgttaaaaattacaatttgaGTGAATTTATCGATCGAAATCTTTTCAATTCTCTATTAGTCCAAATTGAATGACCCAATTTGGAGAGAAATACtctttattatattaaatgattGTGCAAGGTCTAGGCTACATAAATCTACATACAAAgaacattaaatattataaacccACGCTATATATTACTCTCTCTTAGTTATAGAAATATTCTCTCACGAGGTGAAAAGGTTATAAAATAGCCCTTATTTTTGTGCAcgattgaaaataaaatggctGCATAAATAGGGTATACCTCACTATTGCCTCAACCTACTTAATGAAAGAAGGCACTTGGAAATTTACATATTAGGACCGTTAATACACTTTCCCATTGGCTAGAATCCGCAGGTGAGGAATTGAGTGTAACTGTCTAAGAGCTTTTTTACTTATCACCTCCACAcaccatacttatttttatttattgtttttatttttcttaaactaattgagttcttttactcattatctatacactacacatttggtaagaaaaaaaaattaaaaattaaaaaattctgtATGGTGCGTaatgtgtgaggatgatgagtagaaattttttttttttatttaatgattgaggaagtattttttaatgagtctgtgaatttttttaaaggattaaagtgatttaaaaaatgcttaaaaaaatacaaaataaaaaagtgcaaaatgcacttATTGGTGAGAACTATCGGGACACCTCTCAGTAGCCCTAGCAATTCCCTTTTATTTAATACTTGGtgtgtttcttttgtttagATGGCCTCTTTATTTAGAGAAATTCTAAATTGAAACCTTACATTATATACCTTCACCTAAcgaacatgtgatttgtcatttttatcattgtattttaatacttaaatatgtatatatttaaataaaatgacaactCATATTTTAGTTAGGTGGAAGTATATAGTATAAGTTTACTTGTAATATTTATCCTTTAGGTATTGTATGCAATCTCATCAAGATGTGCACGCCCAAGAGTGTTTCAGTTTTGCCGGCCTTAATTAATTCTAACTGGGTCAGGGCTCGTTTGGACAGTGATaagagattagatgagatgactttagataagtcaaagaaaatattatcaaaataatattttttaatattattattattttgagatgagacgagataaaACCATCTATGTATCCAAACAGGCCTAATGCTGATCTAATCCCTCTCTGGTTGTTTCCTAAGATTACACTTATCTGTCCCTGGTCATCTAAGCCAGGCTGGGTATATTAAAGGATACTCGGTTTGCATTGTAATCAGTATAAATCATAGCCAGACCAATTCATAAATGCATAATACTTCCTTAATTCTCTATCTATTTCGCTAATCAATATATAGCATCACATGGGTACATCGCTAATAGAGGTAGAAACTAGAAAGGGCAAAGGGGGTAACCCAAGAGTTGCAAGAATGCACTGTGCCCAGCAAAATTTGAAAACTTGTGTACTTTTATGAGGAACAATAGggttaaattaaaatatcaagaCAAACAGCTAAAGCTCAATTATAGAGAGAAGTAATgctaaaatcaaatcaaactgCAGAAACTTCTTTCGCTGAGATATGTAAATGGCAAACACAACTACCACAATCCTATGCGGCGTTAAATTACAGGTTTAGTTACTTGATAAGCCCTGtacaaaaatttttctttcaagaagATTACATCAGCATAGGTGTACTAAAAGGAGAATCTAgcaacttcttcatcttcatcctcatctATAACATCTTCCTCCTCCGAAAATCTCTCGAagtcgtcatcatcatcatcatcttcctcttctagTTTTTCATCTTCCTCATCCATCATGGTTTCTCTCCTGCCTTCTTTGTCCTTCAGACCAGTGCTCAACACAACGGTTTCTCCCCTAGACTGTTCCATATCCTTCCTTAATTTATCCATGTTTTCCTTCCTGCGCTCTTCCTCCAACCGCTGCTTCTCTGCCCGTCTCTTGTCAAGATCAGCCCTATACAATGAAGAAGAGCATCAAAATTAGTAGGGATTTTATTGTTTACACGAAGTATTAAGAGAGCAATGGCATCCTCACTCAATAAAACTAGAGTGGAGGAAAAAAGGGGGATCATTTATCAAGTTCGAGCAATACCTATAGGTTTCCATGTATTCCTCAGCACTTGCTTCAATGGCCTTGAAGAAGGCCTCCATTCCAGCACCAGAGACAGCCGACACTCCAACAGAACGTAAATTCTTGTAGAACTCATCTAGCACAAGGCAAAGGCTCTGACTTAAAGTCGATGTGTATGACTGATCTGAACTTACTGCTGTTTGAAATGCCTCAAAGTCTTCCATCCACTGCATGCATATCAGCATCCAAGACCAGGATATGAATAcataacaaaacatatattttatgtaagttaAACATACAACAAAGGGAATGGAGAAATTTTCAAAGTCCCATACACAGGGTGAGAAACAGCTGTGTCCAGAGAATCTGATTTTGACCGTCATATCAAAATATTGGTTTAAAAAAGGGCAAAAGGAAGAGAATCCAATTTGAATTTTCAGAAAAGAAGATAAGTGGAGAGAAGAGAGGAtgtttattttctctctattttcccCATTTGGCTTTGAAGAGAAAGtagcaaaaatatttaaaataactaACGACCAGCTTAAGTATTTTAAGATAACCTTGACACCAGAATCAAACTAACAAAAATTTCACATTACAAGAATAACATTATCTCATTTAAAAGTTGATGCTTCTGTGTTGATAATTTATGacgtctttttctttttctttttcgataGGTGATAATTTATGACGTCTTATATTTGCTGAACCTTTGAAAATGCAAAGCTCCCACTtctttagaataaaatttaacaAGTTCACAAGAAATAGAATTATCAATATGTTTAGATTTAAAGCATAGAATAGGCAAATCTTATTCAGGTACCTAGTTTGTTTGTTGTGTTTATAGGCTAAATCTGggttaactctttttttttccttgtttgatAAGTTATATTGGGTTAACCCAGGGATTAAATTTAGATTGCTCAAAGAAATCCAAGAAATgatcaattaaaatgatacCTCCAAGGCAAATTGATGTTGAGCCACATCAGTCTTGTTGAATGCCAGCACAACAGGCAACCTTGTCTTGTAAAGTATACTACAAGCATATAGCATATTGCTCATGAAAGTCACTGGGCTTGACGAACGAGGTGTATCGACTACATAAGTGATAACAGTAGGGAAGGTTGAAGCAAAAGCTTCTGTAATGATAGCACCAGAAGCCGACCAAGTGAATATTTCAATCTGTCCAGGAGTATCTACAAGAACATAATCAAGCTGATCTGCTCGGCTCTCTATAACAGAAACAACCTGGTATTGAAAATTACAACAATTATTATAGATATAAACACTTGGTGGGATATAAAGAagagaataaataaaacaacaaaaattgaaGCAAGaacatcaaccaactcaaaaaTAAGCTGATCCTACTGCTACATAGTacccatagttttttttttttatcagtaaacataattttattgatcataagaataggcaaaaacCCAGGTATATGGGACATATATAAGAGCGTTGCCTTAGCGTGCTAGTTCAATGCTACATAGTATCCATAGTTAAAAAAGAGCTTGGCATATGCAAGCACAGTGATGGATACCATACCATATGTTTGTttgtgttgttgtttttttttttttttttttttttaatggcgggggaaccaccccacggcAGAACGCTTAAGACTCACCCAAGAAACCTAAACCCTcggggagactagcacagcaacccaccgccatggcctcccacttaaatcgcagtttgatccTAGGGGAAATCGAACCTGTGACATtgggctcatgcacacaagttcgcccttaccacttgggctacccgcAGGTGGGTACCATATGTGTAGTCTATATGATTAAACCAGCCAAATCCAATCTAACCATTTATCCTGGGATCTTTATAATTGCGATACTCCAAAAGGGACACTGAAAAATGGGTGCAAAACCACCCATACGAGAGGTCACAGTGACGTGGCCTCATCAACAGCAGAGGTGAAGCTGGATCGGATAAGTGATGTCAGAATTCGTAGATTTTTCATGGGTAATCTTTACCTCATCAAACTTTGTAGCAAACAAGTTAAGTGATGTCAGAATTCCACCATTAGGTCCTAGATTGAACTGCTTCATCACTTCCTTGTACTTCACAGTATCTCTTATATCAATGTTAGCACCGAATGGGAGAGTCAGCACAGCAGGGTCAAGGTTCAACACATAACCCCGGATGTTGGAAGCCTGGGTGTGGCAAACCAGCCGATGAAGAAACGTTGTTTTTCCACTCCCTACGCATACGCAAAACATATCTTTAAAGAATTATCTCCCAAATACTAACagaatcaaatatttttaaaatcccaGCCACAAATAGACAAAACATAGCAAATGAACTTTCAAACAAATTTACTACTACGATTCTACTACATTACCTGCCATTCCTACAACAATAATGATAACTGGTTTCTTCCTGAAGTTGGCCGGTGAAGTTTCAGCTTGCCCAGATGATGAACCCTCAATATGCAGCTTATCCATTGACTTATTAAGCTCCTCTGTCTCCTTACCCTCTGCCTTTGATGGAGAATCAAACAATAATAAGTGATGTACACaattcaaaataacaaaattaagctcaaaatCTGAATAGGGTTAGTCAGAACAAGCAACAAAAAAGGTGTGGAGCCCCGAAAACAACAATTTTGAGGGAGTATATAGTAGATGCTTCTGTAATTTGGAGCCAGTGCAAAGAAACCCTAAACTcgatattaaaattttttaacctCATTGCaaataaaacatatgaaaatgaaatactcAGAATAAAATCAGCAAACAAAGagataaatattcaaaatagcaatacagagggggagagagagagagagcacattACTTGAGTGCTTGACGAGTCCTTGGATTCCACTTGCATTGAAACGCCTCCTTCGTTCGTTGCCTTGATGTTCAGATTGTGGAAATTAGAATCAATGTCCATTTTGCACGAAACTGCAATATGATATCCACCAACAATAGAAATCAGATTCTGAGctttcttttacttctttttctaATTGGGGGCAATCAGAAGGAAAACTAGTTTGGACAGAAGATTTGgggtttagagagagaagagagaccTACAGAGGAAGTAGCAAAGAGATGGATCACTGGCTAGCGTCTGAGCGTCGAAAGGGACTTTAGTAGGGTTGCTTTGTTCTGAACCCGCGTTTACACCGTCTACACGCAcgtggtttttattttttttttttaagtaagctTATTGATGAAAATAAACCGTAGTATCgattatgaaagaaaattatttatccaATAGATATGAGCGAATGTTTTCCACTGTAAAAATCTAACAGACATTTAGGAGATGTATGAAAATGAGATAAcgtgaaaattttataataataataagatgatttataaatagtagggagatagtttaaattaaatatttattaagttttgaaaaatgagaaataaaaaattaaataaaagctatttttaaaatataatttttattttaggatttaaaaatgttgaattgttttttgtttaaaaatttggagaaattgtaataattagtttgaaaatattgtaatgattagtttaaaagtgtttttgttagaatgatgtttgggaagaaaataaatgaaatgagatggaatgaaatgaaaattatttccaaacatttcCTTAAAAATGCATATCATCTACACGTTTGTTTACTTGACAAGATTACTCTTCGCAGTTTACACCCAATCACCCACCATATAACATATAATGTAAGCCTTCAAAAGTTACTAATGAGATGAACCAAGCACTTTTACCGTCCTATACCGTTGGGGAAGTGAAAGAAGCCTTATTCCAGATGCAATCGATGAAAGCACGGGGCCCAGATGAGATGTCGCTACTCTTTTTTCAGAAATATTGGCAAATAGTTGGAAAAAAGGTTAGCAAAACAGTGTTGTCTATTCTACATCAAGGTATGGTTTCTTTGGAGTTGAATGAAACTTTTATTATCCTTAtcccaaagaaaaataagtcTGAAAAATTCCAAGAGTTTCTACCTATTAGTCTATGCAATGTGATCTATAAGCTAATTGTAAAGATGATTGCAAATAGGCTGAAATCTCTTTtgccaaatattatttcttctagCCAATATGCGTTTGTACCAAAGAgaattattactaataatattCTTCTTGCATATGAGGTTGTTCATTCTATAAAGTGGAGAAGGAGGGAAAAATGTGGAGTTATGTCAATTAAATTGAATATGagtaaggcttatgatagggtggagTGACAATTCATTGAACACATGTTGCTAAAATTGGGGTTTAATTAATGGTGTGTCTTCTTCATCCTTTGTACCCTCAAGAGGATAAGACAATGAGATCTTTTGTCATCCtacttatttgttttatgtGTGGAATGATTATTTGCTCTTATTCAAGATGTTATCATTAAGAGAAGACTTATGTGGATCAAAATTTGTAATGTCGTACTAGCAATTagccatttattttttattgatgataatttgttgttttgcaaAGTAATTGTTGCTAAAAATGAAACTATTATGGAGTTGTTACAAGTTTATGAAGATGCCTTTGGACAACAACTAAatctgaacaaaacaaaattattgatTAGCAAAAATGCTGGCATAGAAGAAGTTCAAGCTATCGAGTATATTTGGCATGTCAATTCTATCCAAGCATATGATCGTTATTTGGGGTTGCCATCTTTTGTGGGGTgttccaaatcagtaactttTCAAGATTTAAAGTTTCGTATCTAGAATAAACTACAATGGTAGAAAGAAAAACTATTACTGCAAGCTGGTAGGGAAATAGTAATTAAAGTTGTGGCCTAAGCTCTTCCAACTTTTACTATGAGTTGTTTCAAATTACCCAAATTGTTGTGTAAACAGGTCGAACATATGTTTGCTAGATTTTGGTAGGATCAAAGAGTATCTGAACTAAAGATGCATTGGGTTAGTTGGAATAAGGTGTGTTTCTAAATTGAATGGAGCTTTGGGATTTCGGGATTTGGAATTATTCAATCTTGCACTTCTTGCAAAACTGGGATGGAGATTGATGACTAATCCTGATTTGTTGTTGGCTAAGAGGTTTAAAGCCAAGTATTTTCCTAATTCTTCTTTCCTACAATCTGAAATTAGAGGTAATTCTTCTTATGTTGGAGGAGTTTGTGTACAACAAAGAATATTCTAAACAAAgattgttattggagaattgGAAGTGGTAAGAGCATTAATGTTTAGACTAATCGATAGATTTTAGCAAGCTTAGATCCTCTTGGTGTTCAAAGTTCTACTTTGTTACTAGCAGATGCAAATGTAAATATGTTCCTTGATGCACACCCTAGAAAGTGGATTGTTGATTTGATACAAACAGTTTTTCCCTCTCTTATGGCTGATTCAATTTGACAAACTCCTTTGCATTCTTTGGTTGTTGATAAGTTTGTTTGGGGGGCATATAAGAGTGGACAGTATACTATTAAATTTGGTTATCATTTTGGATTGGGGATAAGTACAAATTCTGTCTAGGTTGAAAGAATATAGTCCAGAAGGTGTTCAatctattgaaaaaaattgtgaaatttatcTCTTCCTTCCAAGGTTAAAAACTTTGCTTGGAGGGCTAGTAAAGATAGCCTTCcaacaaaattaaacttaaTGAAGCAGGGTGTATTGTTAGATTGATTGTGTGGAATTTGTCAAATTCATGCTTTGTGTCTATGCTTCAAGGTAACCCAGATTTGGAATTCTAGATGCAatcaattatttcttttgttatcTAATTCTACTTGCTTTGATGAGATAGTGTGAACTCTTATGAAAGATGATGTAATTGGTTTCATCTTTTTTACTATTGCTTGGAGTGTATGGaatttagaaattaaagtttgtTTGAAACAACAACTGATTCACTTAAGCATGTGTTGATTATTGCCTAGAGTATGTGGTAAGTTTCAATTTGATGAAGCATTCTCAGGAAGTGTTGAGAAAAGATAAAGTCATTTTAGTGTTGAAAAGTAATGttgaaatttggattgaaattgGACTCAAACGGAGCCATTTCACGCAACTCAATTTCAATTTTGCTCGCCCAGTGGATTTAAATGACGCTATTTAGGTCCAATTTTATACTAAACAATGTCGTTTATTGATTCTTGAATGAGGTATATTTTTAGcttgtgattattttatatttttggaatataaattaatgaaaaaattatttaaattagtaaaattaaaattaagtaaattattaaatgtggattatttaattaacttattaaaaagacaaataattatatttatatttataatgttaattactaatttgttaataatttaGAGTATGCCAAT encodes the following:
- the LOC121247031 gene encoding GPN-loop GTPase QQT2 — its product is MDIDSNFHNLNIKATNEGGVSMQVESKDSSSTQAEGKETEELNKSMDKLHIEGSSSGQAETSPANFRKKPVIIIVVGMAGSGKTTFLHRLVCHTQASNIRGYVLNLDPAVLTLPFGANIDIRDTVKYKEVMKQFNLGPNGGILTSLNLFATKFDEVVSVIESRADQLDYVLVDTPGQIEIFTWSASGAIITEAFASTFPTVITYVVDTPRSSSPVTFMSNMLYACSILYKTRLPVVLAFNKTDVAQHQFALEWMEDFEAFQTAVSSDQSYTSTLSQSLCLVLDEFYKNLRSVGVSAVSGAGMEAFFKAIEASAEEYMETYRADLDKRRAEKQRLEEERRKENMDKLRKDMEQSRGETVVLSTGLKDKEGRRETMMDEEDEKLEEEDDDDDDDFERFSEEEDVIDEDEDEEVARFSF